From the genome of Candidozyma auris chromosome 2, complete sequence, one region includes:
- the PRD1 gene encoding metalloendopeptidase codes for MAWGPQRRWTTNAKYSTFFGVEDTKKPSFSSNKSTVDETTVIAVKVFRFLNVFIVLVAIGVLVAQFWFNHGCIIRCDKYKYNEFPGFGKVSEFLHTYPLFSKMSQTDLETIASNLPLPQWTQTPQEILAEAKELIAKDKAFYDKIAAIEEPTVENVLIPSTEYENAQYFPVNKLTFYQYVSPDKAVRDASTEAENLLDQASIEQNSRVDVFKVYNKLWEKINGTDATDPETMKFLEKTVKFYKRNGLNLPEDKREEVKKLKLRRAELQTKFAKNTNEENGHLEFTLDELEGVPASIIEQFEKATVDGQEKYKVTFKYPDILPVLKYAKKESTRKLAYIENQNKVPENAAILKEIIELRYHLAKLLGYDTYSEFVLEERMAKNQQNVLDFLADLKERLSPLGEQELQKMKAFKKEYLKANGLPDQDEYYAWDHSFYNNLLLEQEHQVDHQKISEYFPLDKTISNMLGFYESLFDVKFVKVDNSKSDTVWHPDVHKFALFSNIKYGEPKNEFRGWIFFDLHPREGKYTHAAQFGLRAGYEKPDGTRETPFAALVCNFTKPKKDKPSLLKHDEVTTFFHELGHGVHSLLSRTKHTRFHGTHVPRDFVECPSQMLEFWTWSPNELKVLSSHYETGEPLADDLLDKLIKSKHVNTGLANLRQMHFALFDMKLHTIADEKDLDAVDLDKLWNELREELTFISNGGITSRGYATFGHIAGGYESGYYGYLYSQVFATDIYYTHFKADPMNVEKGLQYRDTILKNGGSKEVLDILKELLGREPNSEAFMKEILGEA; via the coding sequence ATGGCTTGGGGCCCACAGAGACGGTGGACGACGAACGCTAAATACAGTACGTTTTTTGGGGTGGAAGACACCAAAAAGCCCTCTTTTTCGTCAAACAAGTCCACTGTTGACGAAACTACCGTGATTGCTGTCAAAGTGTTTAGATTCCTCAACGTATTCATTGTTCTTGTGGCCATTGGCGTGCTCGTGGCTCAATTCTGGTTCAACCACGGCTGCATCATCAGGTGCGACAAGTATAAGTACAACGAGTTCCCCGGATTTGGCAAAGTATCGGAATTTTTACATACCTATCcactcttttcaaaaatgtcgcAGACAGACCTCGAGACTATCGCTTCCAACTTGCCTTTGCCTCAATGGACGCAGACGCCACAAGAGATTTTGGCTGAAGCCAAGGAGTTGATCGCAAAGGATAAGGCCTTCTACGACAAGATCGCCGCCATTGAAGAGCCCACGGTCGAAAATGTCTTGATTCCATCCACCGAGTATGAGAACGCTCAGTACTTCCCAGTGAACAAGCTCACGTTCTATCAGTACGTATCTCCAGACAAGGCGGTGAGAGACGCTTCGACAGAAGCAGAGAACTTGTTGGACCAGGCCTCGATCGAGCAAAACTCCAGAGTCGACGTTTTTAAAGTGTACAACAAGTTGTGGGAGAAGATCAATGGCACAGATGCCACCGACCCCGAGACCATGaaatttttggagaagaccGTGAAATTCTACAAGAGAAACGGTTTGAACTTGCCTGAGGACAAGCGGGAGGAGgtgaagaaactcaaatTGAGAAGGGCGGAGTTGCAGACAAAGTTTGCCAAGAACACCAATGAGGAAAACGGCCACTTGGAGTTCACGTTGGACGAATTGGAAGGTGTACCTGCCAGTATCATCGAACAGTTTGAAAAGGCAACCGTTGATGGCCAGGAGAAGTATAAAGTCACCTTCAAGTACCCAGATATCTTGCCAGTGTTGAAGTACGCGAAGAAGGAATCTACTAGAAAATTAGCTTACATCGAGAACCAGAACAAAGTGCCAGAAAATGCTgcaattttgaaggagatcatCGAGCTCAGATACCACCTCGCCAAGCTTCTTGGATACGACACCTACTCTGAgtttgttcttgaagagagaatgGCAAAAAATCAGCAGAATGTGTTGGACTTCTTAGCTGATTTGAAGGAAAGGTTGAGTCCTTTGGGAGAGCAGGAATTACAGAAGATGAAGGCTTTCAAAAAGGAATACTTGAAGGCCAACGGGTTGCCAGACCAAGATGAGTATTACGCTTGGGATCACAGCTTCTACAACAATTTACTCTTGGAGCAGGAgcatcaagttgatcaccaaaaaaTCTCGGAGTACTTCCCCTTGGACAAGACAATCTCCAACATGCTTGGCTTCTACGAATCTTTGTTTGATGTCAAGTTTGTCAAGGTGGACAACTCTAAGTCAGACACAGTTTGGCACCCAGATGTTCATAAGTTTGCATTGTTCTCCAATATAAAGTATGGTGAGCCCAAAAATGAGTTCAGAGGCTGGATTTTCTTCGATCTCCATCCCAGGGAAGGTAAGTATACCCACGCTGCTCAATTCGGGCTCCGAGCTGGTTACGAGAAGCCAGATGGGACCAGGGAAACCCCGTTTGCGGCTTTGGTGTGCAACTTcacaaaaccaaagaaagacaagcCTTCTTTGTTAAAACATGACGAGGTTACTACATTTTTCCACGAATTGGGACACGGCGTTCACAGTTTGTTGTCGAGGACCAAGCACACTAGATTCCACGGAACTCACGTTCCAAGAGACTTTGTTGAATGTCCTTCGCAAATGCTTGAATTCTGGACGTGGTCTCCTAATGAGCTCAAGGTCTTATCCTCGCACTACGAGACTGGGGAGCCTCTCGCCGATGACTTGCTTGacaaattgatcaagtcaaaGCACGTAAACACAGGTTTAGCCAATTTACGTCAAATGCACTTTGCCCTCTTCGATATGAAGCTCCACACCATTGCCGACGAGAAAGATCTCGACGCAGTGGATCTCGACAAGTTGTGGAACGAGTTAAGAGAGGAATTGACCTTCATTAGCAACGGAGGCATCACAAGTAGAGGTTACGCTACCTTTGGTCACATCGCAGGAGGCTACGAGAGTGGTTACTACGGATACTTGTATTCGCAAGTTTTCGCAACCGATATCTACTACACTCATTTCAAAGCCGATCCAATGAACGTGGAGAAGGGCTTACAGTACAGAGATACCATCCTTAAGAATGGTGGTTCTAAGGAAGTGCTagacatcttgaaggaatTGCTCGGAAGAGAGCCTAACTCAGAGGCTTTCATGAAAGAGATTCTAGGTGAGGCTTAA
- the MTM1 gene encoding Mtm1p, whose amino-acid sequence MSLSSELAAAIEDEDLQLRRPRKLPTQTQQSEKSKEITAIQRMVSACSGSFITSLVVTPFDVVRIRVQQQEVMSNFECCAQAASSLSSSASTSSKFATSASTAPATASTLQSSPPGVFWLDHHYCESAERCPRITSTFQGMSVISRNEGLTTLWRGLSLTLFMAVPSNIIYFTGYEYIRDRSPIKGEMLNPLLCGSFARTMAATVVAPVELLKTRLQSILSEVRHDQPKSQILKNLLRDLGSSVQSRGIGSMFTGLKITLWRDVPFSGIYWSCYELFKDRFGSALKVDFSASNQDDWKVFTASFFSGSMAGIIAAFFTNPFDVGKTRLQIATEEKPHTKKSMFSFLRQIYRNEGIGALYSGFGPRVMKIAPSCAIMISSYEIGKKIFKDKM is encoded by the coding sequence ATGTCTTTGTCATCGGAACTAGCGGCTGccattgaagatgaagactTACAACTTCGGCGGCCGAGGAAACTTCCGACGCAAACTCAACAGCTGGAAAAGTCAAAAGAGATAACCGCCATCCAAAGAATGGTATCAGCATGCTCTGGCTCTTTCATCACCTCTCTCGTGGTTACGCCGTTCGACGTTGTCAGAATCAGAGTCCAACAACAGGAGGTGATGCTGAATTTTGAGTGCTGTGCTCAGGCAGCGTCCTCGTTATCGTCGTCAGCATCTACATCTTCCAAGTTCGCCACTTCAGCATCCACAGCACCAGCGACCGCTTCTACTCTACAAAGCTCTCCGCCTGGAGTGTTTTGGCTCGATCATCATTACTGTGAGTCTGCAGAACGCTGCCCTCGGATCACGTCCACATTTCAAGGCATGTCTGTGATTAGCAGGAACGAGGGGCTCACTACGCTCTGGCGAGGTCTTAGTTTGACATTGTTTATGGCCGTCCCATCCAACATCATCTACTTCACTGGTTATGAGTACATCAGGGACAGGTCTCCTATCAAGGGAGAAATGTTGAATCCACTTTTGTGCGGTTCCTTTGCACGTACAATGGCAGCTACTGTGGTTGCGCCAGTGGAGTTACTAAAAACGAGACTACAATCTATCCTATCAGAAGTGCGTCATGATCAGCCTAAATCACAAATTTTAAAGAATTTGCTCAGGGACTTGGGCCTGTCTGTACAAAGCCGAGGTATTGGCTCAATGTTCACTGGATTGAAGATCACCTTGTGGAGAGATGTTCCGTTCTCCGGTATCTACTGGCTGTGTTAcgagctcttcaaggacCGGTTTGGAAGTGCATTGAAGGTAGATTTTTCTGCCTCTAACCAGGACGACTGGAAAGTGTTTACTGCcagttttttttctggatcTATGGCAGGTATTATTGCTGCGTTTTTCACTAATCCGTTCGACGTTGGCAAAACACGTCTTCAGATAGCCACTGAAGAAAAGCCTCACACAAAAAAGCTGATGTTCTCGTTCCTTCGACAGATCTATCGGAATGAGGGAATCGGGGCCTTATACAGTGGTTTCGGCCCCCGAGTCATGAAGATCGCCCCACTGTGTGCTATAATGATATCATCATACGAGATTgggaagaagatcttcaaggacaagatgTAG
- the CDG1 gene encoding Cdg1p, with the protein MLSINPSSNVPSSNQHMLQKPVPTFGNTEDESDDNLLLENEFGDLIAELKALLGKTKGLASKDIDVKKVQDIMAKYESKEAHWGKFALSDATKGYTRNGIVNINGNANLLILVWSPGKGSAIHDHANAHCCMKILKGELTESLYDVPEHEGHPMVPRQVSTLKRNEVGYISDDIGLHKISNETSDFAVSLHLYTPPYASLYGCSMYESGTARKHHVDMSRYYSWQGQLVNAKGASEC; encoded by the coding sequence atgCTTTCAATTAACCCTTCGCTGAATGTGCCCTCGCTGAACCAGCACATGCTCCAAAAGCCTGTGCCAACTTTTGGTAACACTGAGGATGAATCCGATGACAACTTGCTTCTAGAAAATGAATTTGGCGATCTCATAGCTGAGCTCAAGGCCCTCTTGGGCAAGACTAAAGGCCTCGCGCTGAAGGATATCgatgtcaagaaggtccAGGATATCATGGCCAAGTACGAGTCAAAGGAGGCTCACTGGGGCAAATTTGCATTGAGCGATGCTACAAAGGGATACACAAGAAACGGCATCGTGAATATCAACGGGAACGCCAATTTGCTCATATTGGTGTGGCTGCCAGGCAAGGGTTCTGCCATTCACGACCATGCCAACGCTCACTGCTGTATGAAGATTCTCAAAGGTGAGCTCACTGAGCTGCTCTATGATGTGCCTGAGCACGAGGGCCACCCAATGGTGCCCAGACAAGTGTCTACGTTGAAGAGGAATGAGGTTGGCTACATCCTGGATGACATTGGGCTTCACAAGATCAGCAACGAGACAAGCGACTTTGCGGTGTCGTTGCACCTCTACACGCCTCCATATGCTAGCTTGTACGGCTGCTCAATGTACGAGCTGGGCACGGCGAGAAAGCACCATGTCGACATGAGCAGATACTACAGCTGGCAGGGCCAGTTGGTGAATGCCAAGGGAGCCCTGGAGTGTTGA
- the KOG1 gene encoding ubiquitin-binding TORC1 subunit KOG1, which produces MRHGFDEDYNSEQFLSSLANTFYIYFDDKRHNTNGNPVTEEMKRSPEFSKNYQAIRDWKVMKERQKTISAVLVLCLNLGVDPPDIMKTYPCAKLEAWCDPSAFPDTKKAIEAIGKNLQSQYETLSLRTRYKQSLDPCVEDVKRFCNTLRRNAKEERILFHYNGHGVPQPTASGEIWVFNRGYTQYIPISLYDLQTWLGAPVIFVYDCNSAGNIVHNFKKFVQKRIDDDNEGNHDLSAPSPTSAYLDSIQLAACKSNETLPMSPELPADMFTSCLTCPIDISIKWFIMQSPLKDSYYSMLPRNSNGNVIIPGKLTDRRTPLGELNWIFTAITDTIAWTSLSRPIFKKLFRQDLMVAALFRNFLLAKRVMPHFNCNPVSDPPLPESVRFHSMWNSWDLAIDQVFAQLIKNNNPDPYSCTVPAPAPSHTPLNLHEVNGSSSANGSRASVSLSQQQSQQQPLPGQHPMLSNYQHSTFFEQQLTAFDIWLKYEGPSTKNPPEQLPIVLQVLLSQVHRLRALILLSKFLDLGPWAVYLSLSIGIFPYVLKLLQSPAQELKPVLIFIWTRIMAIDYKNTQQELCKDKGYNYFYLILNSSPQNSIGAPGAPGGNMNSSNGGSASVMVNDDHKAMSAFILTLFIKDFKNGQRLCFSIELVSNCLKFLQSSENPLLRQWCCLLLSQLWYKYKDGRWIIYKDGYLARLLTLINDPIPEVRTSIIVALTTFLTDPDESVSSSPNKMGGNSGNGMNSDLRQDELRQQDLKLANVILRLMGDGSTIVRKEIVFFINRFVKIYSKFFMVVAFNQLEEEIVLIDNPNNLQEFRKKSPAYGSIFSSIWKALLILSEDPHLEVKQLAETLIDSVMMKLNESELSDLVEEMQDYLLSKSTISISENLKPVKPIMNRQPMMMQNSAGMKRQASSGSVLNRKNALTIDGTSLKTRAVSHGNMNNRTVDHDNASETSSISSKLKRLSLSKLFKSFQINDDAELNNFTRMLKSGPVASHYGSEYKPKTPRYVPRNFKKEPELPEESGFFEYSCEYFQEPQMSKTEIDEPGSKEYMKRLWRRNRNESTIQETQPQKKMAIRGDWNRDLSILNNKSQPKLIKFMQFEKLLVASDEKDNVSVWNWEGKEVVKKFSNGNPFGTKITDIKFINEDDVPLVMTGSSDGVIKIYKNFHFDEDEKDVELVTAWRALTDLLLTSKSSGLISEWQQSRGSLLVSGDVKIIRVWDAPRELCTIDIPARSSSSITCLTSDQVAGNIFVAGFDDGSLRVYDRRLDARESMVKVWQNGRGNIKDMGTGSIRNVHLQRGGFRELASGSSDGYVNLFDIRSTEPVLTFRSDERNIRCMDVHEHAPIITTASKSVDIWTTSGDMIHTLRNPHDHYLTNRTSNYLSGVAFHPHRMMIATNYNQDGHINVYSCSDIVEEF; this is translated from the coding sequence ATGCGCCATGGGTTTGACGAGGATTACAACTCCGAGCAGTTTCTTCTGTCTCTTGCCAACACATTCTATATATACTTCGACGATAAGCGGCATAACACCAATGGCAACCCAGTCACGGAAGAAATGAAGCGGCTGCCGGAATTCTCAAAGAACTATCAGGCTATTCGTGATTGGAAAGTCATGAAGGAGCGGCAGAAGACCATTAGTGCTGTTTTGGTTCTATGTCTCAACTTGGGCGTTGACCCTCCAGATATCATGAAAACGTACCCTTGTGCAAAGCTAGAGGCGTGGTGTGACCCTTCAGCGTTTCCCGATACAAAGAAAGCAATCGAGGCCATCGGCAAGAACTTGCAATCGCAGTATGAGACGCTTTCGCTTCGAACTCGTTATAAGCAGTCCTTAGACCCATGCGTAGAGGATGTCAAGAGGTTTTGCAACACACTAAGACGAAACGCTAAGGAGGAACGTATATTGTTCCATTATAATGGTCATGGTGTACCTCAGCCAACTGCCAGCGGAGAGATATGGGTGTTCAACAGGGGCTACACTCAGTACATCCCAATTTCCTTGTATGATCTCCAAACGTGGCTTGGGGCACCAGTAATTTTTGTTTACGACTGTAATTCTGCTGGCAACATTGTGCAtaatttcaaaaagtttgttcaaaagcgtattgatgatgataacGAAGGGAATCACGACTTGAGCGCTCCCTCACCAACATCAGCATACCTTGACTCGATTCAGTTAGCGGCATGCAAGTCAAATGAGACACTCCCCATGAGTCCAGAACTACCGGCTGACATGTTTACGAGTTGTTTAACATGCCCAATTGACATTTCCATAAAATGGTTCATTATGCAGCTGCCTCTCAAGGACTCATACTACCTGATGCTACCAAGGAACAGCAATGGTAATGTCATCATACCAGGAAAGCTAACGGATCGGCGAACGCCTTTGGGTGAGTTGAACTGGATTTTCACAGCTATTACAGATACTATTGCATGGACCTCGCTTCTGAGGccaatcttcaaaaaactCTTTCGACAAGACCTTATGGTTGCGGCGCTTTTCCGTAACTTCCTATTGGCAAAACGTGTGATGCCTCACTTTAATTGCAATCCTGTGAGTGATCCGCCATTACCCGAATCAGTCAGGTTCCATTCTATGTGGAACTCATGGGATTTGGCCATAGATCAGGTGTTCGCACAGTTGATTAAAAACAATAATCCTGATCCATACTCATGCACTGTTCCAGCTCCAGCACCTTCGCATACGCCTCTCAACTTGCATGAAGTAAATGGCTCCTCATCGGCCAATGGAAGCAGAGCAAGCGTTTCTCTCTCCCAACAGCAAAGTCAACAACAACCACTCCCGGGACAACACCCGATGCTTTCTAATTATCAACACTCTACATTTTTCGAGCAACAACTCACTGCTTTTGATATCTGGCTAAAGTACGAGGGACCATCCACAAAAAATCCTCCCGAACAGCTTCCTATCGTCTTGCAGGTCCTTCTCTCGCAGGTTCATCGGTTGCGTGCTCTCATATTACTCTCCAAGTTTTTAGACTTAGGGCCCTGGGCAGTTTACTTATCACTATCCATTGGCATTTTCCCATATGTTCTCAAGTTGCTTCAGAGCCCAGCACAAGAACTCAAGCCGGTATTGATTTTCATTTGGACGAGAATCATGGCTATTGACTACAAGAACACGCAGCAAGAGCTTTGCAAGGACAAAGGCTACAACTACTTCTATCTCATTCTCAACTCATCCCCACAAAACTCGATCGGGGCACCGGGAGCTCCAGGAGGTAATATGAATAGCTCAAATGGAGGAAGTGCATCCGTCATGGTGAATGATGATCACAAAGCGATGAGTGCGTTTATCTTGACACTATTTATAAAGGACTTTAAAAATGGGCAGCGTTTGTGCTTTTCCATAGAGCTTGTCAGCAACTGTCTCAAGTTTTTGCAGCTGAGTGAGAACCCATTGCTTAGACAATGGTGCTGTTTGCTTCTATCACAGCTTTGGTATAAGTACAAAGACGGAAGATGGATAATCTACAAGGATGGCTATTTGGCCAGGCTCCTCACATTGATCAATGACCCAATCCCTGAAGTGAGAACCTCGATTATAGTTGCGTTGACAACTTTCCTAACAGATCCGGATGAGCTGGTAAGCAGTTCGCCAAATAAAATGGGTGGCAATCTGGGAAATGGTATGAACTCTGACTTGAGACAAGACGAATTGAGGCAGCAGGATCTTAAACTTGCAAACGTCATCTTGAGACTCATGGGTGACGGTTCAACTATTGTGAGAAAAGAGATTGtgttcttcatcaacaggTTTGTCAAAATCTACAGCAAATTTTTCATGGTGGTGGCGTTCAATCaactcgaagaagaaattgtttTGATCGACAATCCTAATAACCTTCAAGAGTTCCGCAAAAAGTCACCTGCCTATGGTTCTATCTTCAGCTCCATATGGAAGGCGCTCTTAATTCTTTCTGAAGACCCACACCTTGAGGTCAAGCAGCTTGCTGAAACTCTTATCGATTCAGTAATGATGAAACTCAATGAAAGTGAGTTGAGTGACCTCGTCGAGGAAATGCAAGATTATCTATTGAGTAAGTCCACCATCAGCATCTCAGAGAATCTCAAACCAGTGAAGCCTATCATGAACCGGCAGCCAATGATGATGCAGAATTCAGCTGGCATGAAGAGACAAGCATCTAGTGGATCAGTTCTCAACAGAAAGAATGCTTTGACCATTGATGGGACGTCCCTTAAAACCAGAGCGGTATCTCATGGCAACATGAACAACCGCACTGTCGATCATGACAATGCCCTGGAAACctcatcaatttcctcCAAACTTAAACGCTTGagtctttcaaaactttTCAAGAGTTTCCAGATAAATGATGATGCGgagctcaacaacttcacccGTATGTTGAAGTCTGGGCCAGTGGCAAGTCATTATGGCTCAGAATACAAGCCAAAGACGCCAAGATATGTTCCAagaaatttcaaaaaggaACCTGAGCTACCAGAAGAATCTGGCTTTTTTGAATATAGTTGTGAATACTTCCAGGAGCCCCAAATGTCAAAGACAGAGATAGATGAACCAGGCTCTAAAGAATACATGAAGaggctttggagaagaaacagaaacGAAAGCACCATTCAAGAAACCCAGccacagaagaagatggcgATCAGGGGTGACTGGAATAGAGATTTGTCTattctcaacaacaagtcGCAACCCAAACTCATAAAGTTCATgcaatttgaaaagttaCTAGTCGCATCAGACGAGAAGGACAATGTTTCCGTATGGAACTGGGAAGGCAAAGAGGTCGTTAAGAAGTTTTCAAATGGCAATCCGTTTGGAACAAAGATCACGGATATCAAATTCATAAATGAAGACGATGTGCCTTTGGTTATGACGGGCTCATCGGATGGTGTAATAAAAATTTATAAGAATTTCCACTTTGACGAGGATGAAAAGGATGTTGAGTTAGTCACCGCTTGGAGAGCGTTGACTGATTTACTCCTTACTTCTAAGAGTTCTGGACTCATCAGTGAATGGCAGCAATCCAGAGGCTCACTTTTGGTCAGTGGTGACGTCAAGATCATCCGTGTTTGGGATGCCCCCCGAGAGCTTTGCACAATCGATATACCCGCTCGTTCGTCATCGTCCATCACCTGCCTTACCTCAGATCAAGTTGCAGGCAACATCTTTGTGGCAggatttgatgatggaaGTTTACGAGTCTACGATAGAAGGCTTGATGCGAGAGAGTCAATGGTAAAAGTATGGCAGAATGGACGAGGCAATATCAAGGATATGGGTACCGGTTCAATCCGCAACGTGCACTTACAACGTGGTGGTTTTAGAGAACTTGCCAGTGGATCTTCCGATGGGTACGTGAATCTTTTCGATATCCGTTCCACCGAACCAGTGCTCACTTTCAGAAGCGACGAACGCAACATTCGTTGCATGGATGTTCACGAACACGCGCCAATCATCACTACAGCTTCCAAGCTGGTGGATATATGGACTACATCAGGAGATATGATTCACACTCTCCGAAACCCTCATGATCATTACTTGACCAACAGAACACTGAATTACTTATCTGGGGTAGCATTCCATCCACATAGGATGATGATTGCCACGAACTACAACCAGGACGGCCATATCAACGTATATCTGTGCAGTGATatcgttgaagaattttaG
- the SSU1 gene encoding Ssu1p, translating to MVESSSENTYTDTPNSLNGDSEGSFWVRLRNNVKTFLVDGFHPIFYAPVMGTGISSNILYSFAFPARWLEICAYIMGVICLTIFIGVNISFLLALAQRNGLWQKIHKDPKIAPFMGCFVMGFQSLMMFLHAITRESWVWALWVLWWITSALSVYSASIIVFLSSLGKHRNKKSQVHFHDISFTYLLPVVTLTVAASFGGNVAEDLPNINVKVITVVVSYLMWAIAVFFASIITSIVYWRLFTHKIPASGAVFTMFLPIGFLGQGAFAILIFGKNCVSMLMDNHDKVLSSQYTNFIHNGAAKVGADVGSVATMLAVSIMVSSTAVALFLIAFGYLTTFFAVASVLSKSKPFAKKPNLACVYTSSTSPAVRYFEGALRFNRGFWSMTFPLGTMAQANVELWRMYHGFSAFRYMSAIYSVTLLCITIGCLFGVSVRGIQMISSSLRPKAECKESV from the coding sequence ATGGTTGAGTCAAGCTCAGAGAACACTTATACCGATACACCAAACTCGCTCAACGGTGATAGCGAGGGCTCCTTTTGGGTCAGGCTTCGAAACAATGTCAAGACATTTCTCGTCGACGGATTTCATCCTATTTTTTACGCTCCTGTCATGGGCACAGGCATTTCTTCGAACATCTTGTACTCATTTGCGTTTCCCGCCAGATGGCTTGAAATATGTGCCTACATCATGGGCGTTATATGCTTGACGATTTTCATTGGCGTTAATATCCTGTTCTTGTTGGCACTTGCTCAGAGGAATGGCTTGTGGCAGAAAATCCATAAAGACCCCAAAATTGCCCCCTTCATGGGCTGTTTTGTCATGGGGTTCCAGTCGCTCATGATGTTTTTGCATGCTATTACTAGAGAATCGTGGGTGTGGGCCCTCTGGGTGCTCTGGTGGATCACCTCGGCCTTGTCGGTGTACCTGGCGTCGATCATTGTGTTTTTGTCTCTGCTTGGTAAACATCGGAACAAGAAGTCTCAGGTGCATTTTCACGATATTTCTTTCACTTACTTGTTGCCTGTGGTCACACTTACGGTCGCTGCGTCTTTTGGCGGTAACGTGGCTGAGGATTTGCCCAACATCAACGTCAAGGTGATCACCGTTGTGGTATCCTATTTGATGTGGGCCATCGCTGtattttttgcatccatCATCACCTCCATCGTCTACTGGCGTCTTTTCACCCATAAGATTCCAGCCTCGGGTGCAGTCTTCACCATGTTTTTGCCAATTGGTTTCTTGGGCCAAGGTGCTTTTGCTATCCTAATCTTCGGAAAGAACTGCGTTTCCATGCTCATGGATAACCATGACAAAGTTCTCTCATCGCAATATACTAATTTTATCCATAATGGAGCTGCAAAGGTGGGTGCTGACGTAGGCAGCGTGGCCACAATGTTGGCAGTTTCCATCATGGTGAGCAGCACTGCTGTCGCCTTGTTCCTAATTGCATTTGGATACTTGAccactttttttgcagTGGCTTCCGTCCTTTCTAAATCGAAACCCTTCGCCAAGAAACCAAACCTTGCTTGCGTTTATACAAGCAGTACTTCCCCAGCCGTACGCTACTTTGAGGGCGCCCTCCGCTTTAATAGAGGCTTCTGGTCAATGACTTTCCCTCTTGGAACGATGGCCCAAGCCAATGTTGAGCTCTGGCGCATGTATCACGGCTTCAGCGCCTTTCGCTATATGCTGGCGATATATTCGGTTACTCTCCTCTGCATCACTATCGGTTGCCTCTTCGGAGTGCTGGTTCGTGGTATTCAGATGATCTCGTCCTCCTTAAGGCCCAAAGCCGAATGCAAGGAGTCTGTGTGA